The following coding sequences are from one Schizosaccharomyces osmophilus chromosome 1, complete sequence window:
- the hip4 gene encoding histone H3.3-H4 chaperone, HIR complex subunit Hip4: protein MLPFDDQRVLCLEVPLQGKENVHINFAEEVEKVYGPSINQNVKKNELSDSAESDGENEQQQGGPNAEGGTEPTKKRRKRRYADEYYDRHDPFIDDTELYIEEMAAASKDGFFVFSGPLVAEGDKVKIERSKKTKRKKKLSNTLSNAAANPTPTTPQSTMNDQPASSGKPTDKIEEDSNDDEQPLQTISMHERASKQSSTSGSKKDVSANTSVTNKETKKETEKSLKEQKTPTKETKTKPREKASRRTSTGTKSTKKAEKEEAKGSTLSNVTVSPTAPPHQAPAVTTTDRESASVTNRNETTENKLPASEQPGTDTSTPTS, encoded by the coding sequence atgctTCCGTTCGACGATCAACGCGTCCTGTGTTTAGAGGTTCCTttacaaggaaaagaaaacgttCATATTAATTTCGCCGAAGAAGTCGAAAAAGTCTATGGACCTTCCATCAATCAGAACGTGAAGAAGAACGAACTCTCTGATTCTGCTGAATCAGATGGAGAAAATGAGCAACAACAAGGAGGACCGAATGCAGAGGGTGGAACAGAACCAACcaaaaaacgaagaaagagaagataCGCGGATGAGTACTATGATCGACATGACCCATTCATTGATGATACGGAGTTATacattgaagaaatggCCGCTGCTAGCAAGGACggtttttttgttttcagtGGACCATTGGTAGCTGAGGGCGATAAAGTAAAGATTGAACGGtctaaaaaaacaaaacgaaaaaagaagttatCAAACACCCTTTCCAATGCTGCCGCTAATCCAACTCCAACTACTCCTCAATCTACTATGAACGATCAGCCAGCTTCAAGTGGAAAGCCTACTGACAAAATAGAGGAAGATTCTAATGATGATGAACAACCTTTACAAACCATATCCATGCATGAACGAGCTTCTAAGCAATCCTCCACTTCGGGATCTAAAAAAGATGTTTCAGCAAACACAAGTGTTACGAACAAagagacaaaaaaagagacCGAAAAGTCATTGAAGGAACAAAAAACTCCGACCAAAGAGacaaaaaccaaaccaaGGGAAAAGGCGTCTAGGAGAACGTCCACGGGTACAAAATCGACGAAAAAAGCCGAGAAAGAGGAAGCGAAAGGATCGACCTTAAGCAATGTAACCGTTTCCCCAACTGCACCACCGCACCAAGCACCCGCAGTTACTACGACCGATAGAGAATCGGCGTCCGTTACTAATCGAAATGAAACGacagaaaacaaacttcCAGCGTCAGAACAGCCTGGTACAGACACTTCTACCCCTACTAGCTAA
- the dsc1 gene encoding Golgi Dsc E3 ligase complex subunit Dsc1: MDRRGWRPSAPVVILLLLFIFFAPVRRLPSRNGNSTEKSLEAERNWHSKIQNSTFSEAPEQVRQSMTLPEQVLSARNAIYKSSAGSGASHLNHTSVVIGDWKKVSYDSFGNVSPNVTWHRTLQSIINSEKGQFTANLYEFPAANSNDFSFIMNMENLNGTSVYQLAFYGDRLEKAHALLGATEVSPEFPGVDGIPWLFQDYADKPDLPFDGQEHFDVLKNKSLGRIDERIGQISRGGWSPLLYEEESVSCRAYFYGFNKNTGLSKEALAAIENEYYHPQGVSTVKMPDVLFSGLIYSPDCNVAFTISNYKGPRNFVFDAGLVRFASVYIIVIFCQIFLLLRQMRINSPSYVQRLSFITIAIQACLDAFIAIFFLSINAVIERGYLPFVSVAFLSLIPSVMFTMRYLALILRVQNSNSPPPPPLPRTQNNESAIEDTNEGDDNNTTNTEDTPPQAGLTQYERDQRDWSAVCLRFYFVILVVCIVSLYSAFWPVTYRFYFISTLLFTCYSFWVPQIIRNVKQGTSRSFSWVYIIGLSLSRMYLPTFIFLYSETTLKFTPKYTYALALGLWMSLQVLVLFAQDTLGARFFLPKKLFPSSSTYDYHPLIQAGDLEAFMHDANVCPICMQTIELVSSGSTLNPASRIVRRNYMLTPCHHLYHRQCLLQWMESRSICPVCRCHLPPV, encoded by the exons ATGGATAGACGAGGGTGGAGGCCTTCGGCACCGGTAGTTATCTTACTATTGCTGTTCATATTTTTTGCTCCGGTACGTCGTCTTCCTTCTCGAAATGGGAATTCAACAGAGAAAAGTCTCGAAGCCGAAAGGAATTggcattcaaaaattcaaaattcgACGTTTTCGGAAGCTCCTGAGCAAGTGCGACAATCTATGACACTTCCTGAACAGGTGCTGTCGGCAAGAAACGCAATTTACAAGTCTTCCGCTGGTTCAGGCGCTAGTCATTTGAACCATACGTCCGTCGTGATAGGGGACTGGAAAAAAGTCTCCTACGATTCTTTTGGTAATGTTTCTCCCAATGTAACATGGCATCGAACATTACAAAGTATCATAAATTCCGAAAAAGGACAGTTCACAGCTAATCTTTACGAGTTTCCTGCAGCTAATTCAAATGACTTTTCGTTCATTATGAATATGGAAAATTTAAATGGAACTTCAGTATATCAACTAGCGTTTTATGGTGATCGTTTGGAGAAGGCTCACGCATTGCTGGGGGCTACAGAAGTTTCTCCAGAATTTCCAGGTGTAGATGGTATTCCTTGGCTTTTCCAAGACTATGCGGATAAGCCTGATTTGCCTTTTGATGGCCAAGAGCAttttgatgttttaaaaaataaatctcTTGGAAGAATTGACGAAAGAATCGGTCAAATCTCACGTGGAGGATGGTCTCCATTATTATACGAGGAGGAAAGTGTTTCCTGTCGGGCCTACTTTTACGGATTTAACAAGAACACAGGGTTGAGTAAGGAGGCTCTTGCTGctatagaaaatgaatacTACCATCCCCAAGGGGTATCAACTGTGAAAATGCCCGATGTGTTGTTTTCTGGTCTTATCTATTCTCCAGATTGCAACGTTGCCTTTACAATTTCTAATTATAAAGGCCCTCGCAATTTTGTATTCGACGCCGGTTTGGTACGATTTGCTTCTGTCTATATCATTGTTATCTTTTGTCAGATATTTTTGCTATTACGACAGATGCGTATAAATTCACCTTCCTACGTTCAGCGTCTTTCGTTCATAACCATTGCTATTCAAGCTTGTCTTGATGCTTTTATTGctatcttctttttaagCATAAATGCTGTTATTGAGAGAGGTTATTtaccttttgtttctgtcgcttttctttcactCATTCCTTCAGTAATGTTTACTATGCGGTATTTGGCGTTAATATTGCGTGTTCAAAACTCGAACTCTCCTCCGCCGCCGCCGCTTCCCCGAACCCAGAATAATGAATCCGCAATTGAAGATACTAATGAAGGTGATGATAATAACACAACGAACACGGAGGATACACCGCCACAAGCAGGTTTGACTCAGTATGAACGTGACCAACGAGATTGGTCAGCTGTTTGTCTtcgattttattttgttatACTTGTTGTCTGTATTGTGTCTTTGTATTCCGCTTTTTGGCCCGTTACTTACcgattttatttcatttctactcttttgtttacttgcTACTCTTTTTGGGTTCCTCAAATTATTCGAAACGTCAAGCAAGGTACGTCGCGTAGCTTTTCTTGGGTATATATTATCGGGCTCAGTTTATCCCGTATGTATTTGCCTAcgtttattttcctttattcTGAAACCACTTTAAAGTTTACTCCTAAATATACGTATGCCTTGGCTTTGGGTTTGTGGATGTCTCTCCaggttttggttttgtttgCACAGGATACTTTAGGAGCCAGGTTTTTCCTACCAAAAAAG TTATTTCCTTCTAGCTCTACCTACGATTATCACCCACTTATTCAAGCTGGAGATTTGGAAGCGTTTATGCACGATGCAAACGTCTGTCCTATTTGCATGCAAACCATAGAACTCGTTTCTAGTGGCTCCACTTTGAACCCAGCTTCAAGGATTGTAAGGAGGAATTACATGCTTACACCATGTCATCATCTGTATCATAGGCAGTGTTTGTTGCAATGGATGGAAAGTAGAAGTATATGCCCTGTTTGCCGATGTCATTTACCGCCTGTTTGA
- the elg1 gene encoding DNA replication factor C complex subunit Elg1, translating into MQIVGYLSANSQEDTNPDAQHVSSSEEKNAVVRRQTMPQTTSTNEKELTRSHSLGARRPRRAKSLHKEQNYMRRFLDKDSAFDYEEESFDSTTDEPCFLVKWNISATLGRKIQEVLQPSSNVEASVLSNGEGSTVDEESLMKSTKNGESDLDRPSSAKPVQPTRSFSFSTNTSTANSTQNVTYHPFFTTSTKRKQTDDVEDETKFLKSYLESGKVIKLKDPLWPSPEIQTDFLPPMYADDIKLPFSKKSHSNDRSTSLTLPSYSDVFSHALKDIDSSVIETPKQEIIQTTMEKLHCFASESLGFTPLPFVEKVISNISSKELLSANNNLKNYLWTVKYSPKNSSDSCASPDCISKIEDWLRSCKLSKPAAPAHINEKSATISRSSTTQSRTSEKSSNDSLSESEFEPDIITDDEENSTSTSRKKLKLSVSQCPNWMVVVGPNGIGKTASIYGICHELNFQIVEIHPGMRRSGRELLERIGELTQSHVVGRSKEKESSNTLILLEEVDIIFQEDRGFWQAVTALIEKSKRPVAMTCNQTDFLPSLFLQEDHIVEFQQLPLAALADYLSSVLFSERAIVSRSVVESLIQKSGPDLRCMLMQLNFWCLTDTMDPLRSDDDNNPQDVPTVEASVSAFDDGIGIFNDRIQSGESLLQTYSEEQNGDLGILLLPNTVNWRKPPRPQTFHNSESFLNQLNKSFEYADSLSQIDACFSNQSSIYETYDLLYDSASFHDIDQDTRDRVKLNYSDYLTGFPIITDPSKSNASPELHEVQLKYPMLNFLLGLYEYKDSPIITILPTPLKRVPLYLGVLASKISYKTDPDEVYNALSFFSLSDSHSSLFFPPNSIDRTNDILITEVAPYVRAMARFDRLRLNAFNLLLSSKGRSASHFSGGLSTRLLRNLGFTNEKLQYLGIDGGRILSTWLSSESI; encoded by the exons ATGCAAATTGTAGGCTATTTGTCTGCAAATTCACAAGAAGACACGAATCCTGATGCTCAGCATGTCTCCTCATCTGAGGAGAAAAATGCGGTCGTGCGCCGTCAAACAATGCCGCAAACTACATctacaaatgaaaaagaactgACTCGCTCGCATTCTCTGGGTGCTCGTAGACCTCGTCGAGCAAAGTCGCTGCACAAAGAACAAAATTACATGAGACGCTTCTTGGATAAAGATTCTGCTTTCGATTATGAAGAGGAATCTTTTGACTCTACGACGGATGAACCTTGTTTTCTGGTAAAATGGAATATCTCTGCGACACTTGGGCGTAAAATTCAGGAAGTACTACAACCCAGCTCAAATGTGGAGGCTTCGGTGCTTTCTAATGGTGAAGGATCTACAGTTGATGAAGAATCTTTGATGAAGAGTACTAAGAATGGTGAGTCGGATTTGGATAGACCATCCTCAGCAAAACCAGTCCAGCCTACACGctcgttttcattttcgaCAAACACATCAACAGCAAATTCTACACAGAATGTCACCTACCATCCATTTTTTACGACTTCTACAAAGCGAAAGCAAACAGACGATGTAGAAGATGAAaccaagtttttgaaaagttacCTCGAGTCTGGTAAAGTGATAAAACTCAAAGACCCCCTTTGGCCTAGTCCTGAAATTCAAACCGACTTTTTACCTCCTATGTATGCAGATGATATAAAACTAcccttttcaaaaaaatcacatTCAAACGACAGATCTACTTCACTGACTCTGCCTTCTTACTCAGATGTCTTCTCTCATGCATTAAAGGACATTGACTCTTCTGTTATTGAAACGCCGAAGCAGGAGATAATTCAGACCACAATGGAGAAACTACACTGTTTTGCTTCAGAATCTCTGGGATTCACACCCCTTCCTTTTGTGGAAAAAGTTATTTCCAACATCAGTTCCAAAGAGTTACTTAGTGCTAACAACAATTTAAAGAACTATTTATGGACTGTAAAGTACTCGCCTAAAAATTCATCGGATTCATGTGCTTCCCCGGACtgtatttcaaaaattgaggATTGGTTACGCTCATGCAAACTCTCTAAACCGGCGGCCCCTGCCCATATCAATGAGAAGTCTGCTACTATTTCTCGTTCTTCCACCACTCAATCTCGAACCTCAGAAAAATCTTCAAACGATTCCTTGTCGGAAAGTGAATTTGAACCTGATATAATTACCGATGACGAAGAAAACTCTACTTCGACTTCTCGcaaaaagctaaaattGAGTGTTTCACAATGTCCTAATTGGATGGTAGTTGTTGGCCCTAACGGGATTGGCAAAACTGCTTCCATCTATGGCATCTGTCACGAATTGAATTTCCAGATTGTAGAAATTCATCCTGGAATGCGACGCTCTGGTCGAGAGCTTTTAGAACGAATTGGAGAGCTTACTCAAAGTCATGTCGTAGGAAgatctaaagaaaaagagtcaAGTAATACACTTATCCTTTTAGAAGAAGTCGatataatttttcaagaagatCGTGGTTTTTGGCAAGCCGTTACTGCACTCattgaaaaatccaaaagaccGGTTGCTATGACTTGCAACCAAACTGATTTCCTTCCatcattgtttttgcaaGAAGATCATATTGTTGAATTTCAACAGCTACCTTTGGCTGCACTAGCGGATTACCTTTCTTCTGTACTCTTTTCCGAAAGAGCTATTGTTTCAAGGAGTGTTGTTGAATCTTTGATCCAGAAATCGGGGCCTGACTTACGGTGCATGCTGATGCAACTAAATTTCTGGTGCCTTACTGATACGATGGATCCTTTAAGAAGTGACGATGATAACAATCCTCAAGATGTACCTACTGTAGAAGCTTCTGTATCTGCATTTGATGACGGTATCGGTATTTTCAATGACAGAATACAATCTGGAGAAAGTCTCCTTCAAACTTACAGTGAGGAACAAAACGGAGATTTAGGAATTCTGTTGCTTCCAAACACAGTCAATTGGAGGAAACCCCCTCGCCCACAAACTTTCCATAACTCCGAGTCCTTCCTGAATCAACTGAACAAGTCATTTGAATACGCGGATTCTTTATCGCAAATAGATGCGTGCTTCTCAAATCAGAGCTCTATATATGAAACATATGATTTATTGTATGACAGTGCCTCATTTCATGACATTGACCAAGATACCCGTGACAGAGTGAAATTGAATTACTCTGATTACTTGACGGGATTCCCCATCATTACCGATCCTTCAAAATCCAACGCATCACCAGAATTACACGAAGTTCAATTAAAGTATCCCATGCttaattttttgcttggtCTGTATGAATATAAAGACTCGCCTATAATTACAATTTTACCAACACCTTTGAAAAGAGTCCCCCTTTATTTGGGTGTCTTAGCTTCGAAGATATCTTACAA AACTGATCCAGATGAGGTATATAAtgctctttctttcttttccctttCCGATTCACACTCctcccttttctttcctccGAATAGTATAGATCGTACAAATGACATACTGATTACTGAAGTTGCACCTTACGTTCGTGCGATGGCAAGGTTTGATCGCTTACGCTTGAATGCATTCAACCTGCTGTTGTCCTCTAAGGGAAGGTCTGCTTCCCATTTCTCTGGGGGTTTAAGTACACGACTTTTGAGAAATCTTGGTTTTACTaatgaaaagcttcaaTATTTAGGAATCGATGGAGGGCGTATTCTATCAACATGGCTTTCCTCTGAAAGCATATAG
- the kms2 gene encoding mitotic and meiotic spindle pole body KASH domain protein Kms2 — MEEYIPFDEIVLQYDPNNAGKVSIRSFLEIVDDIEALRQPSSYPLLDAEQRQSAEDFIKDNEGIVVSTIEIKNLFYELTSQDPDRIPISKTIIRNRARSRSHTSSNPYSKISERRRFKDNDLSFQTPQKAVPMSQSTPFAEITNAKDIKNNIYGTRRRNGNQDETLAQLYERVQSQSDQLRAKEIEKQDLKEQNQKLSEELTASEEACKSCYTQAKTWEKKFRETLKESKEFSQQLESIHQEYEVQTAHITRLEQIIEAVENERMTESDHLQKTLDSKANIALLERNQQLEYQLKILREEYSQLKSRKTSSNFSLSSPLTVSPICYPFHLPSLPVSQKMQADPQLTASLSLLASELESQKQLLQRFNRIKETPYQVSEVWSNMRQRLTKNVINYRFLRLALGSLFMFLFFHLVYFFFFRVGTIQQWPFVYWLPSFAPETQWSPT; from the exons ATGGAAGAATATATTCCATTTGACGAAATCGTGCTACAGTATGATCCAAATAATGCAGGAAAA GTTTCAATTCGTAGTTTTTTAGAAATCGTTGATGATATCGAGGCTTTACGCCAGCCTTCCTCCTATCCTTTGTTAGATGCTGAGCAAAGGCAGTCTGCAgaagattttattaaagaCAATGAAGGAATCGTGGTTTCGACGAtcgaaataaaaaacttgtttTATGAGTTAACAAGCCAAGATCCAGATCGAATCCCTATTAGCAAAACTATTATTAGAAACAGAGCAAGGAGTCGGTCCCATACTAGCTCAAACCCGTACTCCAAAATTTCAGAGAGGAGACGATTCAAGGATAATGACTTGAGCTTTCAGACACCACAAAAGGCAGTGCCAATGAGCCAATCAACCCCTTTCGCAGAGATTACAAACGCAAAGgatattaaaaataatatctATGGGACAAGACGACGAAATGGAAATCAGGATGAGACGCTAGCTCAACTATACGAGCGTGTTCAGTCACAATCTGATCAATTGCGGGCtaaggaaattgaaaagcaagatttaaaagaacaaaatcaaaagttaTCTGAAGAGTTAACGGCATCAGAGGAAGCATGTAAATCATGCTACACGCAAGCGAAAACCTGGgaaaaaaagtttcgtGAAACCCTCAAAGAGTCTAAAGAATTTTCGCAGCAGTTGGAGAGCATACATCAAGAATATGAAGTACAAACAGCCCACATCACTAGACTCGAACAAATCATTGAGGCAGTTGAGAATGAACGAATGACA GAATCTGACCATTTGCAAAAGACCTTGGACTCCAAAGCGAATATCGCTTTATTAGAAAGGAACCAACAGCTTGAATATCAACTGAAGATACTAAGAGAAGAATATAGTCAACTAAAATCTCGAAAAACTTCctctaatttttctttgtcgtCCCCACTTACGGTGAGTCCTATCTGTTATCCATTCCATTTACCCTCTTTACCTGTGTCTCAAAAAATGCAGGCCGATCCACAGCTCACAGCGAGCCTTTCCCTCTTGGCTTCTGAACTGGAGAGTCAAAAACAGTTACTACAAAGGTTCAATAGAATTAAGGAAACCCCTTATCAGGTTTCTGAAGTATGGAGTAATATGCGACAGCGGTTAACGAAAAATGTTATTAATTATCGGTTTCTACGACTCGCACTTGGAtctttatttatgtttttgttttttcatcttgtatattttttcttctttcgaGTCGGTACCATTCAGCAATGGCCTTTTGTGTATTGGCTTCCTTCGTTCGCTCCTGAAACTCAATGGTCTCCCACCTAA
- the rba50 gene encoding RNA polymerase II associated protein — translation MAEKSGLFSHVIGDVVERPKTSGSAELKTKQGHPGGFPSIPKVLPKRHSNPMSSFKERQLRNKKATTIDEQKGSSDSLGINDENSVRLDRMDEAEILEAQSEIRSTIRDDLLEMLKSRHSKKKKKEEEQQQGASPQPSPSYLMGQSTATYEPSRFRSRNMDQSNSNLHSVLSSDVIESSSSSNDSPSKDKKVEKSKTGKKVTFMDPSAKNGQNQSGMLPEEKSQLDIEKKGGVTNSKLGEEKPGLEPSMDETGDSRDVPLGPELNVHMPEKRVDLNPDAPDFYEQLHEKYFPNLPVDEKQMQWLKDPNEEENTYTPEAEGVHAHQIRFGFRGEIIPPGKSHKIPVSEGLHHHGDAPSSAGYTLVELAHLLRSQFPTQRSMAIQTVGRILYRLNSEEFGDIITPELHTLVEDTNILDLLIAASGENVRHMTVRSLAIEALWLTSQSQHGSTRQAV, via the coding sequence ATGGCTGAGAAAAGTGGATTGTTTTCGCATGTGATTGGAGATGTTGTAGAACGACCAAAGACATCAGGGTCTGCTGAATTGAAGACGAAGCAGGGTCATCCTGGGGGTTTCCCTAGTATACCAAAAGTATTGCCTAAACGCCATTCGAACCCTATGAGTTCTTTTAAAGAGCGACAGTTgcgaaataaaaaagcaacaacAATAGACgaacaaaaaggaagttCTGATTCCCTAGGGATTAATGATGAAAACAGTGTTCGACTGGATCGTATGGACGAAGCTGAAATTTTAGAAGCACAGAGTGAAATTCGATCTACAATCCGCGACGATTTGTTAGAAATGTTGAAAAGCAGGCattcaaagaagaagaaaaaggaggaGGAACAACAGCAAGGAGCTTCTCCACAACCTAGCCCTTCTTACCTTATGGGCCAAAGTACAGCTACTTATGAGCCATCTCGTTTCCGATCAAGAAACATGGATCAGTCAAATTCCAATTTACACAGTGTACTTTCATCTGATGTCATTGAAAGCTCTTCTTCAAGCAATGATTCCCCGTCCAAGGACAAGAAAGTTGAAAAGTCAAAGACAGGAAAAAAGGTCACCTTTATGGATCCTTCAGCAAAAAACGGACAAAACCAATCTGGAATGCTTCCGGAAGAGAAGAGTCAGTTGGACATCGAGAAAAAGGGCGGTGTTACAAACTCGAAATTAGGCGAGGAGAAGCCTGGTTTAGAACCTTCAATGGATGAAACGGGAGATTCTAGGGATGTTCCTTTAGGACCAGAGCTGAACGTTCATATGCCAGAAAAACGAGTTGATTTAAATCCGGACGCCCCTGACTTTTATGAGCAACTAcatgaaaaatattttcccAACCTACCTGtagatgaaaaacaaatgcaGTGGTTAAAAGACCCGAATGAAGAGGAAAACACATATACTCCTGAGGCAGAGGGTGTCCATGCGCATCAAATCCGGTTTGGTTTTCGCGGTGAAATCATCCCTCCTGGTAAAAGTCATAAAATCCCAGTCAGCGAAGGTCTCCATCATCACGGAGATGCTCCATCAAGTGCCGGGTATACACTGGTGGAATTGGCTCATTTATTACGATCACAATTTCCGACGCAGCGCTCCATGGCGATTCAAACTGTAGGCCGTATCTTGTATCGACTGAATTCAGAAGAATTCGGCGATATAATTACGCCGGAACTACATACGTTGGTGGAAGACACAAATATTCTTGATCTATTAATAGCAGCATCTGGGGAGAACGTTCGCCATATGACGGTTCGCTCGTTGGCCATTGAAGCATTATGGTTAACTTCGCAGAGCCAGCATGGATCAACTAGGCAAGCCGTATAA
- the cbp6 gene encoding mitochondrial complex III assembly protein Cbp6 codes for MSNHLTRIISLWPKDELRPWLSFPKALDTTFRSKLEKLSPEDRKLQLNAADKLLENTYWNEFTPQKNVLKPQFNPNYYEDLKQVRRKEVKVPWFKRLFQSN; via the exons ATGAGCAATCATTTAACACGTATCATCTCCCTTTGGCCAAAAGACGAGTTGCGTCCATGGCTTTCGTTTCCTAAAGCGTTGGATACGACATTTCGCAGCAAACTCGAAAAGCTTTCCCCGGAAGATAGAAAACTACAATTAAATGCAGCTGACAAGTTATTGGAAAACACATATTGGAATGAG TTTACGCCCCAAAAGAATGTCTTGAAGCCTCAATTCAACCCCAACTATTATGAAGACCTCAAGCAGGTCCGCCGTAAAGAAGTAAAAGTCCCTTGGTTTAAACGATTGTTTCAGAGCAACTAA
- the ndi1 gene encoding internal mitochondrial NADH dehydrogenase (ubiquinone) Ndi1: MASSLRLRPQSALKLARASGWQKNAILLRRSFQSSTAIRANEKAPMQRSSLGSRLCEVMEVASSLSLLTGVAVLQSLRGVVASSNTVAAVGSPKRTLVVLGSGWGAISILKNIDTSLYNVIVVSPRDHFLFTPMLPSCTVGTLRLTSITEPLVSLLQDKLPPTAIHQAECSSIDSKGKKLVIRGTTPANKDVETELPYDDLVVAVGATNQFFGLQGVKQHGCFLKEAEDAKKVFTKVSNTLEQVRFNKTLTPEDRSRLLHFTVVGGGPTGMEFAAEMRDYIDSDIRTMFPELYKEVRITLIEAAPKVLPMFTKQLVQYTEGLFKDIRINIMTQALVKDVNEKELVIQKTNADGSKTIENIPYGLLVWAAGITARDLTRQLMSTIPEQSGARRGLMIDEFFRVKGMPDTYAIGDCAFSGLPATAQVAHQQGDWLAANLNKSGKANALKHRIEVMEKQLGEKKTDQEFSVLKKELANTQLQAFQYNHQGAMAYVGHDKAIADLKVPYFNKILPLHGNWGNTFWRLAYLNQLVSGRSQFLVLFDWLKARLFGRFDAKV; encoded by the coding sequence ATGGCTTCTTCATTAAGATTACGACCTCAAAGCGCGCTGAAGCTAGCAAGAGCTTCCGGATGGCAGAAGAATGCCATCTTGCTCCGTCGCTCATTCCAGTCTTCGACTGCTATTCGCGCCAATGAAAAAGCACCCATGCAGAGATCCAGTTTGGGATCCCGCTTATGCGAAGTCATGGAAGTGGCCTCTagtctttctttattaacaGGTGTGGCTGTTTTACAATCCCTTCGTGGCGTCGTCGCTTCTTCCAATACCGTCGCTGCTGTAGGCTCTCCAAAACGGACCCTTGTCGTTTTGGGATCCGGTTGGGGTGCAATTTCCATCTTAAAGAACATAGATACCTCTTTGTACAATGTAATTGTCGTTAGTCCTCGCGAccactttctttttacccCCATGCTTCCCTCTTGTACGGTCGGAACTTTGCGTTTGACTAGTATTACCGAACCTTTAGTATCCCTCTTGCAGGACAAACTCCCTCCCACCGCTATCCATCAAGCCGAATGTTCCTCCATAGATTCCAAGGGCAAGAAACTTGTTATCCGCGGTACTACTCCCGCCAACAAGGATGTTGAGACTGAATTGCCTTATGATGATTTGGTAGTTGCCGTCGGTGCTACAAACCAATTCTTTGGACTTCAAGGTGTGAAGCAACATGGCTGCTTCTTAAAGGAAGCTGAAGATGCCAAGAAGGTATTTACTAAGGTTTCCAACACTCTGGAGCAAGTACGTTTCAACAAGACTTTGACTCCTGAAGACCGTTCTCGTCTTTTGCACTTTACTGTCGTTGGTGGTGGCCCCACTGGTATGGAATTCGCTGCTGAAATGCGTGACTACATTGACAGTGATATCCGTACCATGTTCCCTGAACTTTACAAGGAAGTCCGTATCACACTTATTGAAGCTGCTCCCAAGGTTTTGCCCATGTTTACCAAGCAATTAGTTCAGTACACTGAAGGTCTTTTCAAGGATATCCGCATCAACATCATGACTCAAGCCCTTGTGAAAGATGTGAATGAGAAGGAATTGGTTATCCAAAAGACCAATGCCGATGGCTCCAAGACAATTGAGAACATTCCTTACGGACTTTTGGTCTGGGCTGCTGGTATTACTGCCCGTGACTTGACTCGTCAATTGATGTCTACTATTCCAGAGCAAAGTGGTGCTCGTAGAGGTTTGATGATTGATGAATTCTTCCGTGTAAAGGGTATGCCTGATACCTATGCCATTGGTGACTGTGCTTTCTCTGGATTGCCTGCCACTGCTCAAGTCGCTCACCAGCAAGGTGATTGGTTAGCTGCTAATCTCAACAAGTCCGGAAAGGCCAATGCTTTGAAGCACAGAATTGAAGTCATGGAGAAGCAACTTGGTGAAAAGAAGACTGACCAAGaattttctgttttgaagaaagagcTCGCCAACACTCAATTGCAGGCTTTCCAATACAACCACCAAGGTGCCATGGCTTATGTTGGACACGACAAGGCTATTGCTGATTTGAAGGTTCCTTATTTCAACAagattcttcctttgcaCGGCAATTGGGGAAATACCTTCTGGAGACTTGCTTATTTGAACCAATTGGTTTCTGGTCGCTCTcaatttttggttcttttcGACTGGCTCAAAGCAAGACTCTTTGGACGTTTTGATGCAAAGGTTTAA